A genomic stretch from Malus domestica chromosome 15, GDT2T_hap1 includes:
- the LOC103401291 gene encoding pentatricopeptide repeat-containing protein At4g37170: MKSLNLKVSRHFSLLLFNRTHSSSSQTSQLNKPQIQKTFFKSNTKDALISRLCNDGKFKEAIDILCHQKRLSEAVQLLHHIDKPSASIYSTLLQLCLHQRALAQGKLVHAHTRASGFVPGMFICNRLIGMYAKCGSIVDAQMVFDEMPERDLCSWNTMISGYAKVGQLAEARKLFDEMPQRDNFSWTAVISGYVRHDRPKDALWLYRMMQRSENSKSNKFTVSSVLAASAAIQSLRMGKEIHGYIMRTGLDSDEVVWSALSDMYGKCGSIEEARRIFDKMVNRDIVTWTAMIDRYFEDGKKEEGFSLFSELMKSGIRPNEFTFAGVLNACAQHAAENLGKQVHGYMTRIGFDPLSFAASALVHMYSKCGNIENANKVFNEMPCPDVVSWTSLIAGHAQNGQPNEALQLFKLLLDSGTKPDHITFVGVLSACTHAGLVDKGLEYFHSIKAKHGLTHTADHYSCVVDLLARAGRFEEAKNIINEMPMKPDKYLWASLIGGCRIHGNLTLAKRAADALFEIEPENPTTYITLANIYATAGMWGEVTEVRKMMDKRGLIKKPGLSWIEIKREVHFFLVGDTSHPRYDEIHHYLHELSKRMKEEGYVPDTNFVLHDVEEEQKEQNLSYHSEKLAVAFGIISTPPGTPIKVFKNLRTCVDCHTAIKFVSKIANRKIIVRDSNRFHCFEGGICSCRDYW, encoded by the coding sequence ATGAAATCCTTGAATCTAAAAGTTTCCAGGCATTTTTCTCTGCTATTATTCAACAGAACCCATTCATCATCTTCTCAAACCTCCCAACTAAATAAACCCCAAATTCAGAAAACCTTCTTCAAATCCAACACCAAAGACGCCCTCATAAGCCGCTTATGCAATGACGGAAAATTCAAAGAAGCCATCGACATCCTCTGCCACCAAAAGCGCTTATCAGAAGCAGTTCAGTTGCTCCACCACATAGACAAACCCTCTGCTTCCATATACTCCACCCTCTTGCAGCTTTGTCTTCACCAACGAGCTCTTGCGCAGGGCAAATTGGTCCACGCCCACACCAGAGCCTCCGGGTTCGTGCCCGGGATGTTCATTTGTAACCGTCTTATTGGCATGTATGCGAAATGCGGGAGCATTGTGGATGCCCAGatggtgtttgatgaaatgcctgAGAGGGATTTGTGTTCTTGGAATACTATGATTTCTGGGTATGCGAAAGTGGGGCAGCTTGCTGAAGCTAGGAaactgtttgatgaaatgcctcAGAGAGATAATTTTTCTTGGACTGCGGTGATATCAGGATATGTTCGTCATGATAGACCAAAAGATGCTTTGTGGTTGTATAGGATGATGCAGAGGAGCGAGAATTCTAAATCTAATAAGTTCACGGTGTCTAGCGTTCTTGCTGCTTCAGCAGCCATTCAGAGTTTGAGAATGGGGAAGGAGATTCATGGTTATATAATGCGAACTGGGCTGGACTCGGATGAGGTGGTTTGGAGTGCCTTATCGGATATGTATGGGAAATGTGGGAGTATAGAGGAAGCTAGGCGCATTTTTGATAAGATGGTGAATCGAGATATTGTTACATGGACAGCAATGATTGATAGATACTTTGAGGatgggaagaaggaagagggatTTTCTCTGTTCTCGGAGTTGATGAAGTCCGGCATTAGACCGAACGAGTTCACCTTTGCAGGGGTTTTGAATGCCTGCGCTCAGCATGCTGCTGAGAACTTGGGCAAGCAGGTTCACGGGTACATGACGCGGATTGGATTTGACCCCTTGTCTTTTGCAGCAAGTGCACTTGTTCATATGTATTCAAAGTGTGGAAACATTGAGAATGCGAATAAGGTGTTTAATGAGATGCCCTGCCCAGATGTGGTTTCATGGACTTCCCTGATTGCTGGACATGCTCAGAATGGTCAACCTAATGAGGCCCTTCAGTTGTTTAAGTTACTACTTGATTCAGGTACTAAGCCTGATCACATTACCTTTGTAGGTGTTCTTTCCGCATGTACTCATGCTGGTTTAGTTGATAAGGGACTTGAATACTTCCATTCAATTAAGGCAAAACATGGGTTAACGCATACCGCGGACCACTATTCCTGTGTAGTTGATTTATTGGCCCGAGCAGGTCGATTTGAAGAAGCtaagaatattattaatgaAATGCCAATGAAACCAGATAAGTACTTGTGGGCTTCCTTAATCGGTGGCTGCAGAATTCATGGAAACCTCACACTCGCAAAGCGAGCTGCAGATGCGTTGTTTGAGATAGAACCTGAGAATCCAACTACTTATATTACTCTGGCCAACATTTATGCTACTGCTGGTATGTGGGGTGAAGTAACAGAGGTCAGAAAGATGATGGATAAAAGAGGGCTGATAAAGAAACCAGGTTTGAGTTGGATCGAGATCAAGAGAGAGGTGCATTTTTTCTTAGTGGGAGATACGTCTCACCCGAGATATGATGAAATACATCACTATTTGCATGAGCTTTCGAAGAGGATGAAGGAAGAAGGGTATGTCCCCGACACGAATTTTGTGCTGCATGATGTTGAAGAGGAGCAGAAAGAGCAGAACCTCTCCTACCACAGTGAAAAGCTCGCCGTTGCGTTTGGCATTATTTCTACTCCGCCGGGAACACCGATCAAGGTTTTTAAGAACTTAAGAACATGTGTAGATTGTCATACTGCGATTAAGTTTGTTTCTAAGATTGCTAACAGAAAAATTATAGTCCGGGATTCAAATCGGTTCCATTGTTTTGAGGGCGGGATCTGTTCATGTCGAGATTATTGGTGA
- the LOC103401321 gene encoding probable disease resistance protein At5g66900: MGGVGEIFAGAAVGALFSVLYDVVKDVKDKTMMFRELLGDLDSTLEALNPLIKDIERYKKVLDQSNKEVLKIVRQIADGEGLVLKCSKLSRWKSFKKYKYAKQLLDLDKCLNRLLKILNVEGIRNGFENLHISRENLAVSKEALAAVQKNGLVGNKENVVIQKQEGFHDLGSVPEPPRVTVGLDEPLRDLKIMLLKDDVSMLVLTAAGGCGKTTLAMKFCQDEDVKDKFKENIFFVTVSKDPNLDVVQELYQRMKSQETGQNPLLLVLDDVWLKSKSLLQKFDELELPNYKILVTSRSEFPGFGTPYNLKALNDEDSMTLLRHSASLGDSLSVPEDLLRKILKHCKGVPLAITVTGKSLRGQATEFWRSRLTEWSKSSILDSETELLLRLQSSIDDLEEKEAVIKECFMDLGSFPEDQRIPAAAFIDMWIELYKLDDDFLCIKNLLELTTRGLANLVITRKENIEIVDDYYIEHFVSQHDMLRQLAIYNAKLDPIEDRKRLIVVSGHNQPKWLTEQKSQPINARLLSISSDGMFSGEWQSVHVPQVEVLVLNFKTENNALPEFVEKIGNLKVLIVTNYGFLPTGLNNFYLLGSLSNLKRIRLERISVPSITKNFVPLKSLKKISLFMCNIGQAFCNCSIKISDAWPSLEEMNIDYCHDLVSLPAELCDFVYLKKLSITNCHKLSALPDEIEKLENLEVLRLRSCTDLVSLPGSIEKLNKLYFLDIYNCISIKELPENIGEMSGLRKINMGQCSRLEELPLSVWDLDQQLEEVICDAGTEYLWKPFLASFRDKIKVAKEKTNLNWLEKPQL, from the exons ATGGGAGGAGTTGGGGAAATTTTTGCAGGTGCTGCTGTAGGAGCATTGTTTAGTGTGCTGTATGATGTTGTTAAGGATGTCAAGGACAAGACTATGATGTTTAGAGAGCTCCTCGGAGATCTCGATTCCACATTAGAAGCGTTAAATCCACTGATCAAAGACATAGAGAGATACAAAAAGGTGTTGGATCAATCAAACAAGGAAGTGTTAAAGATTGTGAGACAAATAGCGGATGGGGAAGGGCTGGTTCTCAAGTGCTCCAAGCTCAGCCGGTGGAAAAGCTTCAAAAAGTATAAATACGCCAAGCAACTTCTCGATTTGGATAAATGTCTAAACAGGTTGTTGAAGATACTGAATGTGGAGGGAATAAGGAACGGGTTTGAGAACTTGCATATTTCGAGGGAGAACTTGGCCGTGTCGAAGGAGGCCTTGGCCGCTGTCCAGAAGAATGGTTTGGTAGGAAACAAAGAGAATGTTGTGATACAAAAGCAAGAAGGATTTCATGATCTGGGTTCAGTTCCTGAACCTCCACGTGTTACAGTTGGATTGGATGAGCCTTTGAGGGATTTGAAGATCATGCTTCTTAAGGACGATGTCTCGATGCTTGTGTTGACTGCTGCCGGAGGATGCGGGAAAACCACATTGGCAATGAAATTCTGTCAAGATGAGGATGTCAAAG ATAAATTCAAGGAAAATATCTTCTTTGTCACTGTTTCGAAAGACCCCAACTTAGATGTTGTGCAAGAGCTATATCAACGCATGAAGTCTCAGGAAACAGGACAGAATCCGCTACTGTTGGTCCTGGATGATGTTTGGTTGAAATCCAAATCCCTTCTTCAGAAGTTTGATGAATTGGAATTGCCAAATTACAAGATCCTGGTGACATCGAGATCTGAATTTCCAGGATTTGGCACTCCGTATAATCTCAAAGCTTTGAATGATGAAGATTCAATGACTCTTTTGCGTCATTCAGCATCCCTGGGAGATAGCTTGTCTGTTCCAGAAGATCTTCTGAGAAAG ATACTCAAGCACTGTAAGGGAGTTCCCCTTGCCATTACAGTGACCGGAAAATCGCTTCGTGGACAAGCTACAGAATTCTGGCGTTCTAGACTAACTGAATGGTCTAAAAGTTCGATTCTTGATTCTGAGACTGAGTTGCTTCTTCGGCTTCAAAGTAGCATAGATGACTTGGAAGAAAAAGAGGCTGTCATCAAAGAATGCTTCATGGACCTTGGCTCATTTCCCGAGGACCAAAGAATCCCTGCTGCTGCTTTCATTGATATGTGGATAGAGCTATATAAGCTAGATGACGACTTTCTCTGCATTAAGAACCTCCTTGAGCTCACCACCAGAGGTCTCGCAAATCTTGTCATCACTAG GAAGGAGAATATAGAGATTGTGGATGACTACTACATCGAACACTTTGTTAGCCAGCACGATATGCTTCGACAGCTGGCTATCTACAATGCGAAACTAGACCCAATAGAAGATAGAAAAAGACTGATTGTCGTAAGTGGACACAATCAACCCAAGTGGTTGACGGAACAGAAGTCGCAACCCATCAATGCTCGCCTCTTATCTATCTCCTCTG ATGGAATGTTCTCAGGAGAATGGCAGAGCGTTCATGTACCACAAGTTGAGGTTCTAGTTTTGAATTTTAAGACAGAGAACAATGCCTTGCCTGAATTTGTGGAGAAAATTGGTAACTTGAAGGTTTTAATAGTCACAAACTATGGTTTCTTACCTACTGGTTTGAATAATTTTTATCTTCTGGGTTCATTATCAAATCTAAAGAGAATCAGGTTAGAGCGCATATCAGTTCCTTCCATTACCAAGAACTTCGTACCGTTGAAGAGCCTGAAGAAGATATCTTTATTCATGTGTAACATCGGTCAAGCTTTCTGCAATTGTTCCATCAAAATTTCAGATGCATGGCCTAGTCTAGAGGAAATGAACATCGACTATTGCCATGATCTGGTGTCATTGCCGGCCGAGCTCTGTGATTTTGTTTATCTAAAGAAACTCAGTATCACCAACTGCCATAAGCTATCCGCCTTGCCTGATGAGATTGAAAAGCTTGAGAATTTAGAGGTGTTGAGGCTAAGGTCCTGCACAGACTTGGTAAGCCTTCCGGGCTCGATTGAGAAACTCAATAAGCTGTACTTTCTTGACATATACAATTGTATCAGCATTAAGGAGTTGCCTGAAAACATCGGCGAAATGAGTGGTTTAAGAAAGATAAACATGGGACAGTGCTCGAGATTGGAAGAGTTGCCTCTGTCAGTCTGGGATCTTGATCAGCAGTTAGAGGAAGTGATTTGTGATGCAGGGACAGAATATTTGTGGAAACCCTTCTTAGCTAGTTTCAGAGACAAAATCAAGGTggcaaaagaaaaaaccaaTTTGAATTGGCTCGAAAAGCCTCAGTTGTGA